Proteins from a genomic interval of Rhizobium etli CFN 42:
- the sucC gene encoding ADP-forming succinate--CoA ligase subunit beta, with protein MNIHEYQAKALLKGYGAPVAEGVAILKAEEAEAAAKSLPGPLYVVKSQIHAGGRGKGKFKELSPEAKGGVRLAKSIEDVVANAKEMLGNTLVTAQTGEAGKQVNRLYIEDGADIDRELYCSLLVDRSVGKVAFVVSTEGGMDIEAVAHDTPEKIQTIAIDPETGVTAADVAKISAALKLEGAAAEDAKSLFPLLYRAFNEKDMSLLEINPLIVMKNGHLRVLDAKMSFDGNALFRHDDVRALRDETEEDAKEIEASKWDLAYVALDGNIGCMVNGAGLAMATMDIIKLYGKEPANFCDVGGGAGKEKVAAAFKIITADPKVEGILVNIFGGIMKCDVIAEGVIAAVKEVGLKVPLVVRLEGTNVELGKKILNESGLAITAADDLDDAAKKIVAAING; from the coding sequence ATGAACATTCATGAATATCAGGCCAAGGCTCTGCTCAAGGGCTATGGCGCGCCGGTCGCCGAAGGTGTGGCTATTCTCAAGGCCGAAGAGGCCGAGGCCGCCGCCAAGTCGCTTCCCGGCCCGCTCTACGTGGTCAAGAGCCAGATCCATGCGGGCGGCCGCGGCAAAGGCAAGTTCAAGGAACTGTCGCCCGAAGCCAAGGGCGGCGTACGTCTCGCCAAGTCGATCGAGGATGTCGTTGCCAACGCCAAGGAAATGCTCGGCAACACGCTGGTGACCGCGCAGACCGGCGAAGCCGGCAAGCAGGTCAACCGCCTCTACATCGAGGACGGCGCCGACATCGACCGCGAGCTCTATTGCTCGCTGCTGGTCGACCGCTCAGTCGGCAAGGTCGCCTTCGTCGTCTCCACCGAGGGCGGCATGGACATCGAGGCCGTCGCTCACGACACGCCCGAGAAGATCCAGACGATCGCCATCGATCCTGAGACCGGCGTGACGGCTGCCGACGTCGCCAAGATCTCTGCCGCTCTCAAGCTCGAAGGTGCTGCCGCAGAAGACGCCAAGTCGCTCTTCCCGCTGCTCTACAGGGCCTTCAACGAGAAGGACATGTCGCTTCTCGAAATCAATCCGCTGATCGTCATGAAGAATGGCCACCTGCGCGTCCTCGACGCCAAGATGTCGTTCGACGGCAATGCGCTCTTCCGTCACGATGACGTCCGGGCGCTGCGCGACGAGACCGAAGAAGACGCCAAGGAAATCGAGGCCTCCAAGTGGGACCTCGCCTATGTTGCGCTCGACGGCAATATCGGCTGCATGGTCAACGGCGCGGGCCTCGCCATGGCGACGATGGACATCATCAAGCTGTACGGCAAGGAGCCGGCCAACTTCTGCGACGTCGGTGGCGGCGCCGGCAAGGAGAAGGTCGCTGCGGCATTCAAGATCATCACCGCAGACCCGAAGGTCGAGGGCATTCTCGTCAACATCTTCGGCGGCATCATGAAGTGCGACGTCATCGCTGAAGGCGTCATTGCCGCGGTCAAGGAAGTCGGTCTCAAGGTTCCGCTCGTCGTGCGCCTTGAAGGCACCAATGTCGAGCTCGGCAAGAAGATCCTGAACGAGTCGGGTCTCGCGATCACGGCGGCTGACGACTTGGACGATGCGGCCAAGAAGATCGTCGCGGCGATCAACGGCTAA